The sequence below is a genomic window from Babesia bigemina genome assembly Bbig001, chromosome : II.
TCGCTGCAAATGCGCCAAAGGTGCCCATCTCGCCAGAAAACAGCCCCTTCAGGTCGATGTTTTAGACTTCTCGCCGGCTATGCGCTTGTTTTCGGCCATGTTGTCGATGAGGTTGTGGAGCGCAAGCATGGCTCGGATGATGCTGCCCAGGTACATGGCGAGCGCCGTGTCGTTCATGTTTATTGTGAACGCCTCGACTATCTCGTCAGTGTCAGTCGACGGGAAGAGGTTCAGTATGTTCTGCGCAACTGTGTCGCAACCTGGTCGGCGTCCTACCTGGAGCATGTAAATGATGGCGGGGTTGACGGTGTAGACCCCGCTGATGACACCTTTGATGTAGTCCGTGATTTCCGCCAAATTCGTCGTCATTGACTTCAGCGCCGATATTTTGCTCTCCACCTGGAGCGGGTCAGTCGGTGCGCGGGTGCTCTTACCTTTTTGGAAAGCGTCGAAGTGGTGACGTTGGTGAGGTCGCGCAAAAGGTGTTCCAACCCTACTTCCTCAGCCTCGAACGCACCTGTTTCCGCATTAACAGACAGCCTAAACGGCCACTAACCCATTTCCGACGGGACGTGGGCGAAGGTCCGCCTGAACCTCCTGTCGCTGGTCGGCTCCTCCACCGATATGTACGCCTCTATCGGCAGCTCTTCTTTCTGAACCGAGATGAAGCCTGCGTATGCGCGTGGGACCGCCGTGTCCTACCTGGGTAATGTCGACAATAACGTATATGGGATTTGGACAGTATTTGCGATAGAGCTCGTGGATTTCCAGGTCCGCTGGCTTGCACTTGGGCCCGGTGCTGTACCAACCGAGCACTTTTTCCTTCGTGTTTATCTGCAGTTAACCTTGAGGCGCTACGACCAGCGATTACACACCTTTTTAAACATGGTGAACATGTGCTCGTGGTAATTGTGGTCAAAAAACCAGACGAGCGGGTTCTTGGCATCTTCTTCGAACGGAACGGCGAACGAATTGGTGATGTGTATATCTCCATCGATGACTTCGCCGAGGATTGTTCCGACGACACGTCGCGAGGTGCCCTGGGCACACCTGTTGTAATGGTCGACCACCGAGAGCATCACGATCGGATGCAGGACCACCTTCCGGTGGCTGCCCAGAAAAGGAATCTTCTTCATGTGCTCCATTTGGCGCGACGTAAACTCCATCTGAGTGACCGGCAGACGGTGCGCGACCACCGCGTCGCCCCCGACTCCTCGTCGAGTCATTACAAACATGGGGAATGGCAAGCTCTACGAGATTCTAGGCGTCGAATCCAGCGCGAGTACGCGCGATATCGTCAAGGCGTACCGCATTGCGGCGCTCAAGACGCATCCAGACAAGCTAGCAGGGCTGTCTGAGGAGGAAAGGGTGTGTTACCGGATCAACGCCTCAACGTGCGCAGGAGAAGGCGTCAGCCAGCttcgtccagctgcagcacgcCTATGAGATCCTGAAGGATGAGGAGAGACGCAAGCAGTACGACGATTTCGGTAGCGTCACGGAAGGTTTCAATCACACCCCTCAGGTTGGGAAGGCGAAGAACAGGCAGCGTT
It includes:
- a CDS encoding 26S proteasome regulatory particle non-ATPase subunit8, putative codes for the protein MEFTSRQMEHMKKIPFLGSHRKVVLHPIVMLSVVDHYNRCAQGTSRRVVGTILGEVIDGDIHITNSFAVPFEEDAKNPLVWFFDHNYHEHMFTMFKKINTKEKVLGWYSTGPKCKPADLEIHELYRKYCPNPIYVIVDITQKEELPIEAYISVEEPTSDRRFRRTFAHVPSEMGAFEAEEVGLEHLLRDLTNVTTSTLSKKVESKISALKSMTTNLAEITDYIKGVISGVYTVNPAIIYMLQNILNLFPSTDTDEIVEAFTINMNDTALAMYLGSIIRAMLALHNLIDNMAENKRIAGEKSKTST